The Daucus carota subsp. sativus chromosome 7, DH1 v3.0, whole genome shotgun sequence genome window below encodes:
- the LOC135147949 gene encoding uncharacterized protein LOC135147949, which translates to MLETNTERANAHHVETFNRQSGLFSVKTRRYRFKGVEKGGNTQVVDIRRGTCTCGKWACHRLPCSHLIAGCNRNSINWKQWIGPYHYTPVLQNMWEPMIYPLPATGYWDVQLPLAWQRYGTVVPNEAMRKRRAKRGQRGQSVRIRTEMDGSRTGHKCSRCKQEGHTKRNKKCPMYNA; encoded by the coding sequence ATGTTGGAAACCAATACTGAGAGGGCTAACGCCCACCACGTTGAAACATTTAACCGGCAAAGTGGTTTATTCTCCGTAAAGACGCGTAGGTACAGGTTCAAAGGTGTGGAAAAGGGCGGAAACACACAAGTCGTGGACATCAGAAGGGGTACTTGCACGTGCGGGAAATGGGCCTGTCATCGCCTTCCATGTTCTCATCTGATTGCTGGGTGTAATCGTAATTCCATAAACTGGAAACAGTGGATCGGCCCTTACCACTACACTCCCGTTTTGCAAAATATGTGGGAGCCTATGATATATCCGTTACCAGCAACCGGCTATTGGGATGTGCAACTCCCATTAGCATGGCAAAGGTATGGAACCGTGGTGCCGAACGAGGCCATGCGAAAGAGAAGAGCAAAGCGAGGCCAAAGGGGGCAGTCGGTGAGAATACGGACCGAGATGGACGGTTCCCGAACGGGACACAAATGTAGTCGGTGCAAGCAAGAAGGTCATACAAAGCGGAACAAGAAGTGCCCCATGTACAATGCATAA
- the LOC108193596 gene encoding probable WRKY transcription factor 12 — translation MQLHPLNEHKELQYKRGRHIVQKQKIQGMERSEQLSPTYEHHQVSFLIPNSMKDMGFVLFENPLDTVTSATIPCKPPSDLGHQAYSNIGFEEQVRNLDGKGGHEEKCNGGSANEEDSWWRSSSSKKVRRKLREPRFCFQTRSDIDVLDDGYKWRKYGQKVVKNSLHPRSYYRCTHSNCRVKKRIERLSEDFRMVITTYEGRHNHTPDDTSEQECLTSY, via the exons ATGCAACTACATCCACTAAACGAACATAAGGAGCTACAATATAAGAGAGGGCGACATATAGTGCAAAAACAGAAGATACAAGGGATGGAAAGATCAGAACAATTGTCGCCCACTTATGAGCACCATCAAGTCTCTTTCTTGATTCCTAATTCAATGAAAGATATGGGTTTTGTGCTCTTCGAAAACCCTCTTGACACCGTTACTTCTGCGACTATTCCCTGCAAACCTCCCTCGGATTTAGGACATCAAGCCTACTCTAATATCGGGTTCGAAGAACAG GTAAGGAACTTGGATGGCAAGGGTGGACATGAAGAAAAATGTAACGGCGGCAGTGCCAATGAAGAAGATTCATG GTGGAGGAGTTCATCTTCCAAAAAGGTGAGACGAAAGCTAAGAGAACCGAGATTCTGTTTTCAAACAAGGAGTGATATTGATGTTCTTGATGATGGTTACAAATGGAGGAAATATGGCCAGAAAGTTGTCAAGAACAGCCTTCATCCAag AAGTTATTATCGTTGTACTCACAGTAATTGCCGCGTGAAGAAGAGAATTGAACGATTATCAGAGGATTTTCGAATGGTGATAACAACATATGAAGGTAGACACAATCATACGCCTGATGATACATCCGAACAAGAATGTCTTACCTCGTACTAG